Genomic segment of Arachis stenosperma cultivar V10309 chromosome 4, arast.V10309.gnm1.PFL2, whole genome shotgun sequence:
TTGTCTTTTGTCTGAATTCAGACGGATTCGGTGGAAAAAGAAGTGATTAAGGTATATGTAAATACATTAAAACTCAATTTTAAAGTTCAAAAGAaaatgtccaaaaaaaaaagtttaaaagaaGATTATAACATTTTATCTTGGAAggtaaagtataatttttgtttataaagtttgtaaatttttaaaaaatatttttaatatttaattttatttagtttgtctctaatattttttatttatttaattttatctttaatattttttattttttaaaattatttctaaatatttttaattttgtctccaaaatttcaaaTGAAATTAATATCTaagaaaaattttgataaaagccaaaaacattaaaaacagaattgaaTACAATTATACGTTAGGggtatttttgaataaaatataactaattttttttatttatgaatgatcgaagttttttttttaaatatggaAAAAAATCTATATCGAATTATGAAAGGAAAGAAGTtaaatgaatttttattttttttagatatgtttgaatgaaaaaaaataaaaaatattataaaaaaataatgttactcttttattataaaatatattaaaaaaagaataggAGTAATATTGGAATAAAATAACATAGTAAATTTTCCATCACTTTTTTATTCAatattagagaaaaaaaattaataaattttattaacttttttatactatttaactttttttttttaatttttctcttcaatctaactaaaaaaaagattttttttccgacttctttttctctcttttcttttcttttatttttcattcaagcagACAAAGCTTTAGTAATTCAAATATTCAAATCAAATGTACGAGTTATTTCTTgaatacaaaaattatttttcatttacaaaaaatataatttttttaattttttaagaatttatttgTTGATTCctatcttttaaatttgtttttttattattaatacaaATTTTTGAATATCACTTTAGTAATTAATTGATAAGAAAAAAGGATTGTAACCATTGATTAGTaaattttcttaaataatttaacCTGTACAcaggaaataataataataataataataataataataataataataatttaaaagaagTCCTACTCCCCAACCTCACGACACAGAAGAGAACCCTAACACCACAAAGAGAAGACCCACTCTCCCGCTCGCCGCTCGCCGCTCGCCACTCGCCGCTCGCCACTCGCCGCTCGCCGCTCGCCACTCGCCGCTCGCCACTCGCCGCTCGCCGCTCGCCACTCGCCTCTAGCCCTGTCTGACCCACCATTTTGCGGTTCGGTATTTGTTCTTGTTTGTGTTGTGTGCGACTTAGTGAGAGGGTTATACGTGATCTTATCTACTCTTGATGTTTGATACTTAATTGTTCCTGAAATTTGAATTATCTTAATGCTTTAATCATTGCAGCAGTTGCAAGCTAAGATACGAGGATGGGTGTATTTTGGGGGACTAGGGTTTTGGAGATTGTGAAGAAACATGATTCTGGAGGCCTCGTTTGGAAGAGAATTAAGCTCACTACTACCCGTAAAGCCAATGCCAAGAAGCGTCTCCTCCGCGTTTGGCAGGTATCTGCCATACCTATCCCTATTATTTACAGCTTAAACTATATCTCTTACTGTTTAAGatttaggatttaaaatttagggtttaaggtttaccGCATTTTGGGAATACGGTGCTTAATATGTATAGCTGCTGCAAACTAAGTTCCTAACTTTGACGGTTTACATAGTGTAGTTATATCCCCGATTTCATATTGGGCATCTTCAGTATCTTGGACTGAATGCTTAGAGGTGTTTATTTGTTGCTTCATTTTACATAAGCCATCTCTTGTTAGAGGAGTGAGTACTGAGAGAGAAAATGGAGTACGTACTCTGTCATTGATGCCAAAAGTGTGATTATTGTATGTACagtgatatatatatactaCTGCTCTGCTGCACATTAGTATTTCTAATTTAACTAACTATAGCTAACTTAATACACTGGAGTATGAGCTAACATCTCTTTCATTTAcataattattttaaacaaaACGGATACTGTACTTTGGAGGAAGTGATCTAGCATGTAAAATATGGCGTTATGGTACCTAGAAGAAGTGTGATTGGTACATGCGAACTGGTGGGTAATGTCTCGTAATGGGGGAATTCATGTAACTATGATCTATGCTTGTCAAAGCTTGGGTGTGGCTCTGGCTCTGGCTTGAATAAGTTAGCCTTGGCTTGTTGCTGTTTCAAGTAACTTCCCGCGGCACGCCTATTCTGTTTTGTTTTGTTCCATCTGTATTGATTTCTTGTATATGTATTTTTTGTTTCGAGAGAATAATAAGAGTAGCAGTGAACTTGTGACTGTTTCTATCATCAATGTCTAATGTCATGTTATGtgtcttttatttttgaagaaTGAAGCTGTCCTGAGGGCATGTTCTGAACCACCTCCTCCTAAAAGTTCTTCTGCCAGTAGCAATAAAGCTCATGACAATGTCACACAGAGTTGATAGAAGAGCCATGATGATGGATAATATTAGATCCATCTGAAAGCTGTATCATTAGTGCTCTAGGCTTCCCAGTCTGGGAACATTTCTTGTCTTCAGACTTAGCAGGATGCATCACTTAGCCTCTTGTTTAAGCTTTGTTTtcatgaagaaaaaaataagcaTTTTTGTCAAGTCTCAGTGCTCGAGTTAGTTATTGCAACTGTTTTGATTTAATTCTGATATGTTGAGCATCAGTACGATTATGTGCAGCAGGGACTTGGATTTGTTTTTTCCCTCTTTTTGAACATGATTATATCTTACATCTTGTATATATCATCATGATTATTGTAGCAGTGTAATTGAGGTAGTATTGATGGATGAAACTGGAAACTGCATGTGTTGTAGAAGTGTGGATtaagaattaaaagaaaagtaattGGAAAGATGAAAATAAGCCACGCTCTTCCATCGATTTGGGATTAAGAAGACCATAATATCTCAAAAAATTGGTAGATAGGAACCATTTGTCATTTATTTTCTAGggtaaattactaaaatagtATTCATAATTTATATTGTTATTCGCTATTAAAAGTAATTTCGAAAGATACggataaataaattttagaaaGATTTAGAAAGTGACAAAAATGGcaaataaaattatttcaaaacttttttattttttttaaaaaattttggtcattttaaaaaaatataaaaaagaattcGATTGGCGGAACAAAAATGGCAAGTCCCATCCCATTTAAAGCTCTTGAAATTGCCACTtagtaataattaaaattaaatggtGATCTTGGTGTGATATGTTGCAATAagcaaataaatatataaaggGGAGAGTTGGAGTAAAGGAGGGACCTATGAAAATGTGGTGGAGATGGCGAGGAAGAATATGGTGGCAGCCTAAAGAAAAGCACCAAGAGCGATGAGATGAGCACGGTTGTGGTGCTTGGCGAGGTAAGCGGCGAATGGGTAGCAGAGACATTGAACAAATGATCGGTAGAAAGTGAGTGTGTTCAGAGCAGTGTCACCGTTGCACTCTCCTAtttcattttcatctttttttatttccAACTAAGACCATAAGAATTCGCAGTTTGcgtttttcttttctcctttttgCAGTGTATTCCACGATTTAAGAACAGATATGAAAAACTCATGGTTGACTTGGGAGAGAAGATTGACTTGGACTAGCTGTGAGAGTTGAGCCACCACTTTGCTTGGTTTGCACAACACCATCATTTTACATATACTGCCATTAAAATTGTAATTTTCGTCCACCTTTAGGACTTATTTAGGCGAGCTTCtaagaaaatatcttttttcaaattattttttttaaagatcttatgaaaaagtaaaagtaattttatgtttgggtatctcatgtaaaaagatatttttatttatcaattatgtttgggtataacaatataaaaatacttttttgtttatttattatatgaaaaatatatcttttttaaagaaaaaagatcttttaaaaaagatgtaaattacagcttttcaaaaaaaaaatgtttttttttttacttttctagtacttttacttttactactagaaatttgtcaaatacgctaataaataaaaaagatattttttcattgaaaaaaaatatttttttcattgaaaaaaaaatctttttttattaagataatGACGCCCAAACAAGTACTTATAATGTTAGTAAGAAAGTCTTTTTATTAGCCCAAGAAGTAATAGAATTACATGAAACTACCATCCCCTTTGATTTTAAGCCTTCAAGTATGATCATCATAAGAATAACTATGTTAAAGTTTGAAATAAAAGAGCATGATATGTACGGTATTTTAAAATCGCGTAACGGATAAACTAAGAACGTCTTCATGTTTCTGTATCAATCGAGAAAAAAAATCTCCTAGGGTGAATTTGGaatacaataaaatagaaattagaattaatttaattttaagattttttttcttataataaACAACCAATAAAAATTGATTAATTTATAAGTTATATAAATTTGCATTATAATTAAACtcaaatgttttattttttttataaaatttggttaaaactaaattaaataatttacaagtgttaatattaatataaaagaaaagttaa
This window contains:
- the LOC130973564 gene encoding uncharacterized protein LOC130973564, which gives rise to MGVFWGTRVLEIVKKHDSGGLVWKRIKLTTTRKANAKKRLLRVWQNEAVLRACSEPPPPKSSSASSNKAHDNVTQS